The Marinilongibacter aquaticus genome has a window encoding:
- a CDS encoding RNA polymerase sigma factor, producing MKMTDSELVEAILKGGIDQNKAIEFLYESSRGQIVSFLEKARSVESSKEPEDVIWEGMEALVGNILEGKFEKRPGTSIQGYFATIVKNIWYKHLSSEKARNNRQNIYGEEMDGAEDDVSSLIAEHETWNEYLATFDLAGKNCKRILQMVYGLGYTIKETAEELVAEGLYDNEQVVRNAKSKCLKKVAFRLAQVKK from the coding sequence ATGAAAATGACAGATTCGGAGCTTGTTGAGGCGATTTTGAAAGGCGGGATTGACCAAAACAAGGCTATAGAATTCTTGTACGAGTCTTCCCGAGGGCAAATAGTCTCCTTTTTGGAAAAAGCTCGGTCTGTCGAATCTTCAAAAGAGCCTGAAGATGTGATCTGGGAAGGGATGGAAGCCTTAGTCGGCAATATATTGGAAGGGAAATTTGAAAAACGCCCCGGAACATCGATCCAAGGCTACTTTGCCACGATTGTCAAGAATATTTGGTACAAACACCTCAGTTCGGAAAAGGCCAGAAATAACCGCCAAAACATATACGGAGAAGAAATGGATGGGGCAGAAGATGACGTGTCTTCACTCATTGCAGAGCACGAAACTTGGAACGAATACCTTGCCACATTTGATCTCGCAGGAAAAAACTGCAAGCGTATATTACAAATGGTCTACGGACTCGGATATACTATAAAAGAAACCGCTGAAGAGCTTGTTGCGGAAGGACTGTACGACAATGAACAGGTTGTACGAAATGCGAAAAGCAAATGCTTAAAGAAAGTAGCCTTTCGATTGGCTCAGGTCAAGAAATAG
- a CDS encoding anti-sigma factor family protein — MKERDETELLENYLFGRLAEDKRADLESRLDTESELATQLEDLRRLRAVAQRFDLRQRIKAVQAEKLREWSEPAVKIHRSKGKLLKLWPQLVGSAIAASVIFTLYMGQADFQLPDTVSLKMRGTTDNDELAQSLAFQQYLHAQEALLNGQFETAAENFDHVKDSPEIRRYYKDASLWFEAVATSEFDEEKSEALLQEIESRTDFEYPLSWVEKMKLKVRLWF, encoded by the coding sequence ATGAAAGAAAGAGACGAAACCGAACTACTAGAGAATTATCTTTTTGGTCGCTTGGCCGAAGATAAAAGAGCAGACCTAGAAAGCCGCTTGGATACGGAAAGCGAGCTAGCCACCCAGTTGGAAGATTTGAGGCGGTTGCGTGCGGTAGCCCAACGATTCGATCTTCGACAAAGAATTAAAGCGGTTCAGGCTGAAAAACTCAGAGAGTGGTCTGAGCCGGCTGTGAAAATTCATCGGTCCAAAGGGAAATTGCTAAAACTTTGGCCTCAATTGGTGGGTTCAGCAATAGCGGCAAGTGTAATTTTTACCCTGTATATGGGGCAGGCGGATTTCCAACTACCTGATACGGTAAGCCTAAAAATGCGGGGTACTACAGACAATGACGAGCTTGCACAGTCTTTGGCGTTTCAGCAATATCTTCATGCTCAAGAGGCTTTATTGAATGGTCAATTTGAGACGGCAGCCGAAAACTTCGATCATGTAAAAGACAGCCCAGAAATTCGACGATATTATAAAGATGCTTCTTTGTGGTTTGAAGCAGTGGCTACCTCAGAATTCGACGAAGAGAAAAGCGAGGCACTGTTGCAGGAAATTGAAAGCCGCACCGATTTTGAATACCCGCTTTCTTGGGTAGAAAAAATGAAATTGAAAGTGCGACTTTGGTTTTAA